A portion of the Streptococcus sp. Marseille-Q6470 genome contains these proteins:
- the rpmD gene encoding 50S ribosomal protein L30: MAQIKITLTKSPIGRIPSQRKTVVALGLGKLNSSVIKEDNAAIRGMITAVSHLVTVEEVK; encoded by the coding sequence ATGGCTCAAATTAAAATTACTTTGACTAAGTCTCCAATCGGACGCATTCCATCACAACGTAAAACTGTTGTAGCACTTGGACTTGGCAAATTGAACAGCTCTGTTATTAAAGAAGATAACGCTGCTATCCGTGGTATGATCACTGCAGTATCTCACTTGGTAACAGTTGAAGAAGTAAAATAA
- the rpsE gene encoding 30S ribosomal protein S5 translates to MAFKDNAVELEERVVAVNRVTKVVKGGRRLRFAALVVVGDRNGRVGFGTGKAQEVPEAIRKAVEDAKKNLIEVPMVGTTIPHEVLSEFGGAKVLLKPAVEGSGVAAGGAVRAVVELAGVADITSKSLGSNTPINIVRATVEGLKQLKRAEEVAALRGISVSDLA, encoded by the coding sequence ATGGCATTTAAAGACAATGCAGTAGAACTTGAAGAACGCGTAGTTGCTGTTAACCGTGTTACAAAAGTTGTAAAAGGTGGACGTCGTCTTCGTTTCGCAGCTCTTGTAGTTGTTGGTGACCGCAATGGTCGTGTAGGATTTGGTACTGGTAAAGCTCAAGAAGTTCCAGAAGCAATCCGCAAAGCAGTAGAAGATGCTAAGAAAAACTTGATCGAAGTTCCTATGGTTGGAACAACAATCCCACATGAAGTTCTTTCAGAATTCGGTGGAGCTAAAGTATTGTTGAAACCAGCTGTAGAAGGTTCTGGAGTTGCCGCAGGTGGTGCAGTTCGTGCCGTTGTGGAATTGGCAGGTGTGGCAGATATTACATCTAAATCACTTGGCTCTAACACTCCAATCAACATTGTTCGTGCAACTGTTGAAGGTTTGAAACAATTGAAACGCGCTGAAGAAGTTGCTGCCCTTCGTGGTATTTCAGTTTCTGATTTGGCATAA
- the rplR gene encoding 50S ribosomal protein L18, translating into MISKPDKNKLRQKRHRRVRGKLSGTADRPRLNVFRSNTGIYAQVIDDVAGVTLASASTLDKEVSKGTKTEQAVAVGKLVAERASAKGISEVVFDRGGYLYHGRVKALADAARENGLKF; encoded by the coding sequence GTGATTTCTAAACCAGATAAAAACAAACTCCGCCAAAAACGCCACCGTCGCGTCCGCGGAAAACTCTCTGGAACTGCTGATCGCCCACGTTTGAACGTATTCCGTTCTAATACAGGCATCTACGCTCAAGTGATTGATGACGTAGCGGGTGTAACGCTCGCAAGTGCTTCAACTCTTGACAAAGAAGTTTCAAAAGGAACTAAAACTGAACAAGCCGTTGCTGTCGGTAAACTCGTTGCAGAACGTGCAAGTGCTAAAGGTATTTCAGAAGTGGTGTTCGACCGCGGTGGATATCTATATCACGGACGTGTGAAAGCTTTGGCTGATGCAGCTCGTGAAAACGGATTGAAATTCTAA
- the rplF gene encoding 50S ribosomal protein L6, giving the protein MSRIGNKVIMLPAGVELTNNDNVVTVKGPKGELTREFSKDIEIRVEGTEVTLHRPNDSKEMKTIHGTTRALLNNMVIGVSEGFKKELEMRGVGYRAQLQGNKLVLAVGKSHPDEVEAPAGITFELPNPTTIVISGISKEKVGQTAAYVRSLRSPEPYKGKGIRYVGEYVRLKEGKTGK; this is encoded by the coding sequence ATGTCACGTATTGGTAATAAAGTTATCATGTTGCCTGCTGGTGTTGAACTCACTAACAATGACAACGTTGTAACTGTAAAAGGACCTAAAGGAGAACTTACTCGTGAGTTCTCAAAAGATATTGAAATCCGTGTGGAAGGTACTGAAGTAACTCTTCACCGTCCAAACGATTCAAAAGAAATGAAAACTATCCACGGAACTACTCGTGCACTTTTGAACAACATGGTTATTGGTGTTTCAGAAGGATTCAAGAAAGAACTTGAAATGCGTGGGGTTGGTTACCGTGCTCAACTTCAAGGAAACAAACTCGTTTTGGCTGTTGGTAAATCACATCCAGATGAAGTTGAAGCTCCAGCAGGAATTACTTTTGAACTTCCAAACCCAACGACTATCGTTATCAGCGGAATTTCAAAAGAAAAAGTTGGTCAAACAGCTGCTTACGTACGTAGCCTTCGTTCACCAGAACCATACAAAGGTAAAGGTATCCGTTACGTTGGCGAATATGTTCGTCTTAAAGAAGGTAAAACTGGTAAATAA
- the rpsH gene encoding 30S ribosomal protein S8 produces MVMTDPIADFLTRIRNANQAKHEVLEVPASNIKKGIAEILKREGFVKNVEIIEDDKQGIIRLFLKYGANGERVITNLKRVSKPGLRVYKKREDLPKVLNGLGIAILSTSEGLLTDKEARQKNVGGEVIAYVW; encoded by the coding sequence ATGGTTATGACTGACCCAATCGCAGACTTCCTAACTCGTATTCGTAACGCTAACCAAGCAAAACACGAAGTACTTGAAGTACCTGCATCAAACATCAAAAAAGGGATTGCTGAAATCCTTAAACGCGAAGGTTTTGTTAAGAACGTAGAAATCATCGAAGATGACAAACAAGGCATCATCCGTCTATTCCTAAAATACGGAGCAAACGGTGAACGAGTTATCACTAACTTGAAACGCGTTTCTAAACCAGGACTTCGTGTCTACAAAAAACGTGAAGATCTTCCAAAAGTTCTTAACGGACTTGGAATTGCTATCCTTTCAACTTCTGAAGGTTTGCTTACTGATAAAGAAGCTCGCCAAAAGAATGTTGGTGGGGAAGTTATCGCTTACGTTTGGTAA
- a CDS encoding type Z 30S ribosomal protein S14, which produces MAKKSMIAKNKRPAKFSTQAYTRCERCGRPHSVYRKFKLCRVCFRELAYKGQIPGVTKASW; this is translated from the coding sequence ATGGCTAAAAAATCTATGATTGCTAAGAACAAACGCCCAGCGAAGTTCTCTACTCAAGCATACACTCGCTGTGAACGTTGTGGACGTCCACACTCAGTTTACCGCAAGTTTAAACTTTGCCGTGTTTGCTTCCGTGAATTGGCATATAAAGGTCAAATTCCTGGTGTAACAAAAGCATCTTGGTAA
- the rplE gene encoding 50S ribosomal protein L5, whose product MANRLKEKYLNEVVPALTEQFNYSSVMAVPKVDKIVLNMGVGEAVSNAKSLEKAAEELALISGQKPLITKAKKSIAGFRLREGVAIGAKVTLRGERMYEFLDKLVSVSLPRVRDFHGVPTKSFDGRGNYTLGVKEQLIFPEINFDDVDKTRGLDIVIVTTANTDEESRALLTGLGMPFAK is encoded by the coding sequence ATGGCAAATCGTTTAAAAGAAAAATATCTTAATGAAGTAGTTCCTGCTTTGACAGAACAATTCAACTACTCATCAGTGATGGCTGTTCCTAAAGTGGATAAGATCGTTTTGAACATGGGTGTCGGTGAAGCAGTATCAAACGCTAAAAGTCTTGAAAAAGCTGCTGAAGAATTGGCACTTATCTCAGGTCAAAAACCACTTATCACTAAAGCTAAAAAATCTATCGCCGGCTTCCGTCTTCGTGAAGGTGTTGCGATCGGTGCAAAAGTTACCCTTCGTGGTGAACGTATGTATGAATTCTTGGATAAATTGGTTTCAGTATCACTTCCACGTGTACGTGACTTCCACGGTGTTCCAACAAAATCATTTGATGGACGCGGAAACTACACACTTGGTGTGAAAGAGCAATTGATCTTCCCAGAAATCAACTTTGATGACGTTGACAAAACTCGTGGTCTTGACATCGTTATCGTAACTACTGCTAACACTGACGAAGAGTCACGTGCATTGCTTACAGGCCTTGGAATGCCTTTTGCAAAATAA
- the rplX gene encoding 50S ribosomal protein L24, which yields MFVKKGDKVRVIAGKDKGTEAVVLTALPKVNKVIVEGVNIVKKHQRPTNELPQGGIIEKEAAIHVSNVQVLDKNGVAGRVGYKFVDGKKVRYNKKSGEVLD from the coding sequence ATGTTTGTAAAAAAAGGCGACAAAGTTCGCGTAATCGCTGGTAAAGATAAGGGAACAGAAGCTGTTGTCCTTACTGCCCTTCCAAAAGTAAACAAAGTTATCGTTGAAGGTGTTAACATCGTTAAGAAACACCAACGTCCAACTAACGAGCTTCCTCAAGGTGGTATAATCGAGAAAGAAGCAGCTATCCACGTATCAAACGTTCAAGTTTTGGACAAAAATGGTGTAGCTGGTCGTGTTGGTTACAAATTTGTAGACGGTAAAAAAGTTCGCTACAACAAAAAATCAGGCGAAGTGCTTGATTAA
- the rplN gene encoding 50S ribosomal protein L14: protein MIQTETRLKVADNSGAREILTIKVLGGSKRKFANIGDVIVASVKQATPGGAVKKGDVVKAVIVRTKSGARRADGSYIKFDENAAVIIRDDKTPRGTRIFGPVARELREGGFMKIVSLAPEVL, encoded by the coding sequence ATGATTCAAACAGAAACTCGTTTGAAAGTCGCAGACAACAGCGGTGCACGCGAAATCTTGACTATCAAAGTTCTTGGTGGTTCTAAACGTAAATTTGCGAACATCGGTGATGTTATTGTGGCATCTGTAAAACAAGCTACTCCTGGTGGTGCGGTTAAAAAAGGTGACGTTGTTAAAGCAGTTATCGTTCGTACTAAATCAGGTGCTCGTCGTGCTGATGGTTCATACATCAAATTTGACGAAAACGCAGCAGTTATCATCCGTGACGACAAAACTCCTCGCGGAACACGTATCTTTGGCCCAGTTGCACGTGAATTGCGTGAAGGTGGCTTCATGAAGATCGTGTCACTTGCTCCAGAAGTACTTTAA
- the rpsQ gene encoding 30S ribosomal protein S17, whose translation MERNNRKVLVGRVVSDKMDKTITVVVETKRNHPVYGKRINYSKKYKAHDENNVAKEGDIVRIMETRPLSATKRFRLVEVVEEAVII comes from the coding sequence ATGGAACGCAATAATCGTAAAGTTCTTGTTGGACGTGTTGTATCTGACAAAATGGACAAGACAATCACAGTTGTAGTTGAAACAAAACGTAACCACCCAGTCTATGGTAAACGTATTAACTACTCTAAAAAATACAAAGCACATGATGAAAACAATGTTGCCAAAGAAGGCGATATCGTACGTATCATGGAAACTCGCCCGCTTTCAGCTACAAAACGTTTCCGTCTTGTAGAAGTCGTTGAAGAAGCGGTTATCATCTAA
- the rpmC gene encoding 50S ribosomal protein L29 yields MKLNEVKEFVKELRGLSQEELAKRENELKKELFELRFQAATGQLEQTARLKEVKKQIARIKTVQSEAK; encoded by the coding sequence ATGAAACTTAATGAAGTAAAAGAATTTGTTAAAGAACTTCGTGGTCTTTCTCAAGAAGAACTCGCGAAGCGCGAAAACGAATTGAAAAAAGAATTGTTCGAACTTCGTTTCCAAGCTGCTACTGGTCAATTAGAACAAACAGCTCGCTTGAAAGAAGTTAAAAAACAAATCGCTCGTATCAAAACAGTTCAATCTGAAGCGAAATAA
- the rplP gene encoding 50S ribosomal protein L16: MLVPKRVKHRREFRGKMRGEAKGGKEVAFGEYGLQATTSHWITNRQIEAARIAMTRYMKRGGKVWIKIFPHKSYTAKAIGVRMGSGKGAPEGWVAPVKRGKVMFEVAGVSEEVAREALRLASHKLPVKCKFVKREAE; the protein is encoded by the coding sequence ATGTTAGTACCTAAACGTGTTAAACACCGTCGTGAATTCCGTGGTAAAATGCGCGGTGAAGCTAAAGGTGGAAAAGAAGTAGCATTCGGTGAATACGGTCTTCAAGCTACAACTAGCCACTGGATTACTAACCGCCAAATCGAAGCTGCTCGTATCGCCATGACTCGTTACATGAAACGTGGTGGTAAAGTTTGGATTAAAATCTTCCCACACAAATCATACACAGCTAAAGCTATCGGGGTTCGTATGGGATCTGGTAAAGGGGCACCTGAAGGTTGGGTAGCACCAGTTAAACGTGGTAAAGTAATGTTTGAAGTTGCTGGTGTATCTGAAGAAGTTGCTCGCGAAGCGCTTCGTCTTGCAAGCCACAAATTGCCAGTTAAATGTAAATTCGTAAAACGTGAAGCAGAATAA
- the rpsC gene encoding 30S ribosomal protein S3: MGQKVHPIGMRVGIIRDWDAKWYAEKEYADYLHEDLAIRKFVQKELADAAVSTIEIERAVNKVNVSLHTAKPGMVIGKGGANVDALRAKLNKLTGKQVHINIIEIKQPDLDAHLVGEGIARQLEQRVAFRRAQKQAIQRAMRAGAKGIKTQVSGRLNGADIARAEGYSEGTVPLHTLRADIDYAWEEADTTYGKLGVKVWIYRGEVLPARKNTKGGK, translated from the coding sequence GTGGGTCAAAAAGTACATCCAATTGGTATGCGTGTCGGCATCATCCGTGATTGGGATGCCAAATGGTATGCTGAAAAAGAATACGCGGATTACCTTCATGAAGATCTTGCAATCCGTAAATTCGTTCAAAAAGAACTTGCTGACGCAGCAGTTTCAACTATTGAAATCGAACGCGCAGTAAACAAAGTTAACGTTTCACTTCACACTGCTAAACCAGGTATGGTTATCGGTAAAGGTGGTGCTAACGTTGATGCACTCCGTGCAAAACTTAACAAATTGACTGGAAAACAAGTACACATCAACATCATCGAAATCAAACAACCTGATTTGGATGCTCACCTTGTTGGTGAAGGAATTGCTCGTCAATTGGAGCAACGTGTTGCTTTCCGTCGTGCACAAAAACAAGCAATCCAACGTGCTATGCGTGCTGGAGCTAAAGGAATTAAAACTCAAGTATCAGGTCGTTTGAACGGTGCAGATATCGCCCGTGCAGAAGGATACTCTGAAGGTACAGTTCCACTTCACACACTTCGCGCAGATATCGATTACGCTTGGGAAGAAGCAGATACTACATACGGTAAACTTGGTGTTAAAGTATGGATCTACCGTGGTGAAGTTCTTCCAGCTCGTAAAAACACTAAAGGAGGTAAATAA
- the rplV gene encoding 50S ribosomal protein L22, with protein sequence MAEITSAKAMARTVRVSPRKSRLVLDNIRGKSVADAIAILTFTPNKAAEIILKVLNSAVANAENNFGLDKANLVVSEAFANEGPTMKRFRPRAKGSASPINKRTAHITVAVAEK encoded by the coding sequence ATGGCAGAAATTACTTCAGCTAAAGCAATGGCTCGCACAGTACGTGTTTCACCTCGTAAATCACGTCTTGTTCTTGACAACATCCGTGGTAAAAGCGTAGCCGATGCAATCGCAATTTTGACATTCACTCCAAACAAAGCTGCTGAAATCATCTTGAAAGTTTTGAACTCAGCTGTAGCTAACGCTGAAAACAACTTTGGTTTGGATAAAGCTAACTTGGTAGTATCTGAAGCATTCGCAAACGAAGGACCAACTATGAAACGTTTCCGTCCACGTGCGAAAGGTTCAGCTTCACCAATCAACAAACGTACAGCTCACATCACTGTAGCTGTTGCAGAAAAATAA
- the rpsS gene encoding 30S ribosomal protein S19 — translation MGRSLKKGPFVDEHLMKKVEAQANDEKKKVIKTWSRRSTIFPSFIGYTIAVYDGRKHVPVYIQEDMVGHKLGEFAPTRTYKGHAADDKKTRRK, via the coding sequence ATGGGACGCAGTCTTAAAAAAGGACCTTTCGTCGATGAGCATTTGATGAAAAAAGTTGAAGCTCAAGCTAACGACGAAAAGAAAAAAGTTATCAAAACTTGGTCACGTCGTTCAACGATCTTCCCAAGTTTCATTGGTTACACAATTGCAGTTTATGATGGACGTAAACACGTACCTGTTTACATCCAAGAAGACATGGTAGGTCACAAGCTTGGTGAATTTGCACCAACTCGTACTTACAAAGGTCACGCCGCAGACGACAAGAAGACACGTAGAAAATAA
- the rplB gene encoding 50S ribosomal protein L2: MGIRVYKPTTNGRRNMTSLDFAEITTSTPEKTLLVALKNKAGRNNNGRITVRHQGGGHKRFYRLVDFKRNKDNVEAVVKTIEYDPNRSANIALVHYTDGVKAYIIAPKGLEVGQRIVSGPEADIKVGNALPLANIPVGTLIHNIELKPGRGGELVRAAGASAQVLGQEGKYVLVRLQSGEVRMILGTCRATVGVVGNEQHGLVNLGKAGRSRWKGIRPTVRGSVMNPNDHPHGGGEGKAPVGRKAPSTPWGKPALGLKTRNKKAKSDKLIVRRRNEK, encoded by the coding sequence GTGGGAATTCGTGTTTATAAACCAACAACAAACGGTCGCCGTAATATGACTTCTTTGGATTTCGCTGAAATCACAACAAGCACACCAGAAAAAACTTTGCTTGTTGCTTTGAAGAACAAGGCTGGTCGTAACAACAACGGTCGTATCACTGTTCGTCACCAAGGTGGTGGACACAAACGTTTCTACCGTTTGGTTGACTTCAAACGTAACAAAGACAACGTTGAAGCAGTTGTTAAAACTATCGAGTACGATCCAAACCGTTCTGCAAACATCGCTCTTGTACACTACACTGACGGTGTGAAAGCTTACATCATCGCTCCAAAAGGTCTTGAAGTTGGTCAACGTATCGTTTCAGGTCCTGAAGCAGATATCAAAGTCGGAAACGCACTTCCGCTTGCTAACATCCCAGTTGGTACTTTGATCCACAACATCGAATTGAAACCAGGTCGTGGTGGAGAATTAGTACGTGCTGCTGGAGCTTCTGCTCAAGTTTTGGGTCAAGAAGGTAAATACGTTCTTGTTCGTCTTCAATCAGGTGAAGTTCGTATGATTCTTGGAACTTGTCGTGCAACAGTTGGTGTTGTCGGAAACGAACAACATGGACTTGTAAACCTTGGTAAAGCAGGACGTAGCCGTTGGAAAGGTATCCGCCCAACAGTTCGTGGTTCTGTAATGAACCCTAACGATCACCCACACGGTGGTGGTGAAGGTAAAGCACCAGTTGGTCGTAAAGCACCATCAACTCCATGGGGCAAACCAGCTCTTGGTCTTAAAACTCGTAACAAGAAAGCGAAATCTGACAAACTTATCGTTCGTCGTCGCAACGAGAAATAA
- a CDS encoding 50S ribosomal protein L23: MNLYDVIKKPVITESSMAQLEAGKYVFEVDTRAHKLLIKQAVEAAFEGVKVANVNTINVKPKAKRVGRYTGFTNKTKKAIITLTADSKAIELFAAEAE; encoded by the coding sequence ATGAATTTGTATGATGTTATCAAAAAACCTGTTATCACTGAAAGCTCAATGGCTCAACTTGAAGCAGGAAAATATGTATTTGAAGTTGACACTCGTGCACACAAACTTTTGATCAAGCAAGCTGTTGAAGCTGCTTTTGAAGGTGTTAAAGTTGCAAATGTTAACACAATCAACGTAAAACCTAAAGCTAAACGTGTTGGACGTTACACTGGTTTTACTAACAAAACTAAAAAAGCTATCATCACTCTTACAGCTGATTCAAAAGCAATCGAGTTGTTTGCTGCTGAAGCTGAATAA
- the rplD gene encoding 50S ribosomal protein L4, which yields MANVTLFDQTGKQAGEVVLNDAIFGIEPNQSVVFDVIISQRASLRQGTHAVKNRSAVSGGGRKPWRQKGTGRARQGSIRSPQWRGGGIVFGPTPRSYAYKLPQKVRRLALKSVYSEKVAENKFVAVDSLEFTAPKTAEFAKVLAALSIDSKVLVILEEGNEFAALSARNLPNVKVATATTASVLDIANSDKLLVTQAAISKIEEVLA from the coding sequence ATGGCAAATGTAACATTATTCGACCAAACTGGTAAACAAGCGGGCGAAGTTGTTCTTAACGATGCAATCTTTGGTATCGAACCAAACCAATCTGTTGTGTTTGATGTGATCATCAGCCAACGCGCTAGCCTTCGTCAAGGAACTCACGCAGTTAAAAACCGCTCAGCTGTTTCAGGTGGCGGACGCAAACCATGGCGTCAAAAAGGAACTGGACGTGCTCGTCAAGGTTCTATCCGCTCTCCACAATGGCGTGGTGGTGGAATCGTCTTCGGACCAACTCCACGTAGCTATGCGTACAAACTTCCTCAAAAAGTTCGTCGCCTTGCACTTAAATCTGTTTACTCAGAAAAAGTTGCTGAAAACAAATTTGTAGCCGTTGATTCTCTTGAATTTACAGCTCCAAAAACTGCTGAATTTGCAAAAGTTCTTGCAGCTTTGAGCATCGATTCTAAAGTCCTTGTTATTCTTGAAGAAGGAAACGAATTCGCAGCTCTTTCAGCTCGTAACCTTCCAAACGTGAAAGTTGCGACTGCTACAACTGCAAGTGTTCTTGACATCGCAAATAGTGACAAACTTCTTGTTACTCAAGCAGCTATCTCTAAAATCGAGGAGGTTCTTGCATAA
- the rplC gene encoding 50S ribosomal protein L3 has protein sequence MTKGILGKKVGMTQIFTEAGELIPVTVIEATPNVVLQVKTVETDGYNAIQVGFDDKREVLSNKPAKGHVAKANTAPKRFIREFKNVEGLEVGAEITVETFAAGDIVDVTGTSKGKGFQGVIKRHGQSRGPMAHGSRYHRRPGSMGPVAPNRVFKGKNLAGRMGGDRVTIQNLEVVQVVPEKNVILIKGNVPGAKKSLITIKSAVKAGK, from the coding sequence ATGACAAAAGGAATCTTAGGGAAAAAAGTGGGAATGACTCAAATCTTCACTGAAGCTGGCGAATTGATCCCTGTAACAGTTATCGAAGCAACTCCAAACGTTGTTCTTCAAGTTAAAACTGTTGAAACAGATGGTTACAACGCTATCCAAGTTGGTTTCGATGACAAACGCGAAGTATTGAGCAACAAACCTGCTAAAGGACATGTAGCAAAAGCTAACACGGCTCCTAAGCGCTTCATTCGTGAATTCAAAAACGTTGAAGGCTTGGAAGTTGGTGCTGAAATCACAGTTGAAACTTTCGCAGCTGGAGACATTGTTGATGTAACTGGTACATCTAAAGGTAAAGGTTTCCAAGGTGTTATCAAACGCCACGGGCAATCACGTGGACCTATGGCTCACGGTTCTCGTTACCACCGTCGTCCAGGTTCTATGGGACCTGTTGCACCTAACCGCGTATTCAAAGGTAAAAACCTTGCAGGACGTATGGGTGGCGACCGAGTAACAATTCAAAACCTTGAAGTTGTACAAGTTGTTCCAGAAAAGAACGTTATCCTTATCAAAGGTAACGTACCAGGTGCTAAGAAATCTCTTATCACTATCAAGTCAGCAGTTAAAGCTGGTAAATAA
- the rpsJ gene encoding 30S ribosomal protein S10, with amino-acid sequence MANKKIRIRLKAYEHRTLDTAAAKIVESATRTGAQVAGPIPLPTERSLYTIIRATHKYKDSREQFEMRTHKRLIDIINPTQKTVDALMKLDLPSGVNVEIKL; translated from the coding sequence ATGGCAAACAAAAAAATCCGTATCCGTTTGAAAGCTTACGAACACCGTACGCTTGACACAGCGGCTGCAAAAATCGTAGAATCAGCTACTCGTACAGGTGCACAAGTTGCGGGTCCAATCCCACTTCCAACTGAGCGTAGCCTCTACACAATCATTCGTGCGACTCACAAATATAAAGATTCTCGCGAACAATTCGAAATGCGTACACACAAACGTTTGATCGATATCATCAACCCAACTCAAAAAACAGTTGACGCTTTGATGAAATTGGATCTTCCAAGTGGTGTAAACGTAGAAATCAAACTTTAA
- a CDS encoding phosphoribulokinase, with translation MKKKDLIEQLVSEIDSGRIRTLGIYGHGASGKSTFAQELYQAIDSTTVNLLETDPYITSERHLVVPKQAPDQKVTACLPVAHELASLQRDILALQAGMDVLTIEEPWKASEVLSGAKPILIVEGMSVGFLPKELFDKTICFYTDEETELKRRLARDTAVRNGDASFILASQQMRREQYLQYYKETESKTDILINQSNDIFQIETNIMNTI, from the coding sequence ATGAAGAAAAAAGACTTAATAGAGCAACTGGTCTCAGAAATAGACTCAGGAAGAATTAGGACGCTAGGGATCTACGGTCATGGGGCTTCAGGTAAATCAACCTTCGCTCAGGAATTATATCAAGCCATAGATTCTACTACAGTAAATTTGCTAGAAACAGATCCCTACATAACCTCAGAACGTCACCTGGTAGTACCAAAGCAAGCACCTGATCAAAAGGTGACAGCTTGTCTGCCAGTGGCGCATGAACTGGCAAGTTTGCAGAGAGATATTCTAGCCTTGCAAGCGGGTATGGATGTCTTAACAATCGAAGAACCTTGGAAGGCTAGTGAGGTCTTATCGGGAGCAAAACCAATTCTGATAGTCGAAGGGATGTCTGTGGGTTTTCTTCCAAAGGAACTCTTTGACAAAACCATTTGTTTCTACACGGATGAAGAGACAGAATTAAAGAGGCGTCTAGCTCGAGATACGGCTGTGAGAAATGGCGATGCATCCTTTATATTGGCTAGTCAGCAAATGAGACGAGAACAGTATCTGCAATATTATAAAGAAACCGAGTCAAAAACAGATATCTTGATAAATCAATCGAATGATATATTTCAGATCGAAACGAATATTATGAATACTATATAG
- the nrdG gene encoding anaerobic ribonucleoside-triphosphate reductase activating protein — protein sequence MTWNTPKPGEWKSEELSQGRIIDYKAFNFVDGEGVRNSLYVAGCMFHCEGCYNVATWSFNAGIPYTLELEEQIMADLAQPYVQGLTLLGGEPFLNTGILLPLIKRIRKELPEKDIWSWTGYTWEEMMLETPDKRELLSMIDILVDGRYDKSKRNLMLQFRGSSNQRIIDVQKSLKSGQVVIWDKLNDGKESYEQVKRE from the coding sequence ATGACATGGAATACACCAAAACCAGGCGAGTGGAAGAGTGAGGAGCTGAGCCAAGGTCGAATCATCGATTATAAGGCTTTTAACTTTGTGGATGGCGAGGGGGTGCGCAATTCGCTTTATGTAGCAGGATGTATGTTTCACTGTGAAGGTTGCTACAATGTAGCGACCTGGTCATTTAATGCCGGGATTCCTTATACACTAGAGTTGGAAGAACAGATTATGGCAGATCTTGCCCAGCCTTATGTTCAAGGTTTGACCCTACTCGGTGGAGAGCCATTCCTGAATACTGGAATTCTTTTGCCTCTCATTAAACGCATTCGGAAAGAGTTACCAGAAAAAGATATCTGGTCTTGGACGGGTTACACTTGGGAAGAGATGATGTTGGAGACACCTGATAAACGGGAGCTCTTGTCAATGATTGATATCTTGGTTGATGGACGGTATGATAAAAGCAAGCGTAATCTCATGCTTCAATTCCGTGGCTCTTCCAATCAACGAATTATCGATGTACAAAAATCCCTCAAAAGTGGGCAAGTGGTGATCTGGGACAAGCTTAACGATGGAAAAGAAAGCTATGAACAGGTGAAGAGAGAATGA